GAATATCGTTACCTGTACCGGACCAAGTTTCCCGTGATAAAATTCAGAACAAATTAAGATATTCGACCTCATTACTCTCATTAAATTCTAAATCATCTTTACCGATGAACAAAAATGATCATGATGAGACACTTCTAAGACAGATTTTACTAAATTGTGATATAAAGAGAATTTTAAACCCCGCAAAAGGAGATGTATTGCCTTTAATCAACGATGTAAACCATTTGTCATCAATACAATTAACATCAAATGTTTGGCAAATTGGTGAAGTAATCTGTAAAAAAGTTTCTCTCGGTACTATTGATGACATTACATGGGATAGAAAGTTCTTATCTTTGCAGGAACTGGAAAAACTCAAAATCATGcaacaaaaatttgatggCATACCGcaactattgaaaagtttTGTTGTTAAAGAGGCAAATGGGGGGTTGTATTTGTACTTACTATTCAAAGATCACGGTACCCCAATTTCGTTAATCTCACTGAAAAACTGGAAGCAGATtctaaagattttttggtcTTGTGCTGGTATAATTCATGggttggaaaaaaatttgaaatttgaacATCGTAATCTTACTTTggataatattttgatagaTGGTAATGGGAATATAACaattattgattttaaaTGCAGTAGATTGCAAACTCCTCAAGATGATGTTTTATATCTACGGCTAGATCATCCActcttttttctaaatGGGAAAGACAAGAGTAAAATAAACGAATACCAGTATCAATTTGAGTTTGAAATCTATCAAAGTATGCGGATCTTGTTGAACATGGACGCGTCAGCTTTTGAGCCCATGACAAATTTGTATTGGTTATATTACCTGTCACGCGTTTTACTAAAGTTTGGTGACAGGAAGCTTGGTAAGAATGATGCAAACAGGGATAAAATGGCAAGGGTGATAAACCATTTGGAAATGAACTTGGCAGTTCATAAAAGAGGGGGGCAGTTATTCAAAAGATTGGAGACGGAGGACATTAAGAATACTGGAGATTTACTAAAACTttataaataaaacaaataGGAATGTTGACATttatatttcattttctttctattGTATACTCCAATACATAAACatattatatatacgtaCATAATGTAATAACACTAATCTAAAATAATGGCATCGTCGACAGCATCCAAGGCTTTCTCCTCTTGAGTCTCCACAGATGCAGGTGCTTCCATTTTGGGAGTCAAAAACAATTGCTTAACGATAAATTCCACGCCGTTGATGACATTCATCAATGCCCAAACCCAGATTCCCAAAGAGACACTCTGTAAAGCCATATCATCAAACTTGGAAGCACCAAATTTGCCCTCCATTATATGCCATTTCTGAGAAATAGTCCTTAGAGGATGCAAGAGAACATATAACCAGCCTTGAGACCAAACACCACTTACAAACGTAGGGAACAAGGTGCTAGTCGAGGAACTCAACTTGTAAACTGGTGTCTTGCCGTACATAATCTTAAACACAAAAAATGGCACCGTCAATGCCAATAACCTGAGTTTGTGAAGATGGGCCTGAAAGGCTTTATTTTCTGATTGTATTTCGTCCTTCAAgttatttatttctttatctaaCGAGTCCAATTTTCTATTGTTCTTAGTCCATTTGGCATAATTATCCTGCGCGGAGATAGAGTTGTTgaattcttttaattcGTGACGTTCTTTGACCTTGGCTAAGTATTTTTTGGATAATTCATTTCCTGGTGCAAATTTAGAGATCCATTTCTCGTGGTATTTGTTTGTATACTGTAGAAACTTTGTGACCACAATAAAGAATATCGCTACCGCTGCTGCCCAATGCATTTCTCCTATTTCAATCAACTAGACGTAGTTCAAGGATTGCAAACTGTCCTGCTTTCTTTTATCTGGTCTTTTTATCCCGAGGTATTGTTGTATA
This sequence is a window from Saccharomyces cerevisiae S288C chromosome VII, complete sequence. Protein-coding genes within it:
- the GET1 gene encoding GET complex subunit GET1 (Subunit of the GET complex; involved in insertion of tail-anchored proteins into the ER membrane; required for the retrieval of HDEL proteins from the Golgi to the ER in an ERD2 dependent fashion and for normal mitochondrial morphology and inheritance; Get1p and Get2p form an aqueous channel for protein translocation and insertion into the membrane) is translated as MHWAAAVAIFFIVVTKFLQYTNKYHEKWISKFAPGNELSKKYLAKVKERHELKEFNNSISAQDNYAKWTKNNRKLDSLDKEINNLKDEIQSENKAFQAHLHKLRLLALTVPFFVFKIMYGKTPVYKLSSSTSTLFPTFVSGVWSQGWLYVLLHPLRTISQKWHIMEGKFGASKFDDMALQSVSLGIWVWALMNVINGVEFIVKQLFLTPKMEAPASVETQEEKALDAVDDAIILD